One stretch of Bacillota bacterium DNA includes these proteins:
- the hisF gene encoding imidazole glycerol phosphate synthase subunit HisF → MLTKRLIACFDVINGMVTKAQQFQDNINIERAETIAAKVYRDQIDEIIFYDITASAEKRPIDLKMVQAVAKQVFVPFTVGGGIRSLEDMYSVLKSGAEKISIDSMAVRNPQLITEGAQAFGSQCIVLSMQVKKVVKTPEIPSGYEIMIDGARVATGMDALAWAKRGEELGAGEICVNSIDCDGTHEGYDLDITALISEHVNIPVIASGGAGKPEHLLDVFTKTKASAGIISSMLYSPRLERNYSVRELKTYLAEHGVTVRPWIDCMVGLEEQI, encoded by the coding sequence ATGCTGACTAAACGTTTGATAGCTTGCTTTGATGTTATTAACGGAATGGTGACCAAAGCTCAGCAGTTTCAGGATAATATCAATATTGAGCGGGCGGAAACCATAGCCGCCAAGGTCTACCGCGATCAAATTGATGAGATAATCTTCTATGATATTACTGCCAGCGCAGAAAAGCGACCAATTGACTTGAAAATGGTGCAGGCTGTTGCTAAGCAGGTTTTTGTTCCTTTTACAGTGGGCGGTGGAATCAGAAGTTTAGAGGATATGTACAGTGTTCTCAAATCCGGAGCTGAGAAAATCAGCATCGATTCCATGGCTGTGCGCAATCCGCAACTGATTACCGAAGGAGCTCAGGCATTTGGCAGCCAGTGCATTGTCCTAAGCATGCAGGTGAAAAAAGTCGTCAAGACTCCGGAGATTCCCAGTGGTTATGAAATTATGATTGATGGAGCTAGAGTTGCTACCGGTATGGATGCGCTCGCTTGGGCTAAACGGGGAGAGGAACTGGGAGCCGGTGAAATCTGTGTGAACAGCATTGACTGCGATGGCACTCATGAAGGCTATGATTTAGATATCACAGCTTTAATCAGTGAGCATGTCAATATTCCGGTTATTGCTTCAGGTGGTGCAGGCAAACCGGAGCATCTTTTGGATGTGTTTACCAAGACTAAGGCGTCAGCCGGAATTATCAGTTCGATGCTGTATTCGCCCCGCCTAGAGCGCAATTATTCGGTCCGGGAGCTAAAAACATACTTAGCTGAGCACGGTGTTACGGTGCGGCCGTGGATTGATTGCATGGTAGGATTGGAGGAGCAGATTTGA
- a CDS encoding ATP-binding cassette domain-containing protein has product MDHDFEIPELLQKALESSGIKREQIRAFTHSDLDQKGDFRSSWICVDDQWLYIFTQTERVKSQPRLARLKRRRAKNEQFATEVDLRNFTEEVKLAAKYELTDLSELKCEYFVGSVAVVTDIDGKEQVLLRASKGRGAELNTFCRTVSGMLKPKEAKRKPDQAEFGPGRPGRFGRPGGPGGPGRGTHDARCPKCGRLYPNPAHQVCPNCIDKGTLFKRVLALTPRYKVPLMAMIAIMFISALLSLVTPFMSGRVLIDEVITPGGKYEGMIGQMVLLTVGFSLISYLLRIIYGRINSAVTAEIIYDLKSMIFSAMQRLSLSFYNKRQTGSLMNRVNSDALDLQYFFHDGLPYFIVNTVQIIGVTALLLWMNWRLTLLVFIPIPLILLITYKILPNLWKLHSRRFRANASLNSVVNDSLTGIRVVKAFGKEDSEVDRFNDRNARVFDVQMSIGRLSSTVFPVMGYVMSLGQLVIWGVGGWDVITGKMTLGTLITFTSYLGMLYQPIRQMTHIVDWWSSCMNSAQRIFEIIDSTEHLPYPEKPVRIKTIKGHVTARDVEFSYEEGVPILQDINFEVQPGEMIGLVGHSGAGKSTMINLISRLYDVDAGAILIDGVNIKDIAKEDLNRQVGMVLQETFLFHGTIMDNIAYAKPEASPAEIIRAAKIANAHDFIMKLPDGYETVIGRKGQDLSGGERQRIAIARAVLLDPRILILDEATANIDTETEQLIQAALEKLVEGRTTFAIAHRLSTLRKADRLFVFEKGRIVEVGHHDELLEKQGVYEKLFTTQRKALELTVVGG; this is encoded by the coding sequence ATGGACCATGATTTTGAGATTCCGGAGTTATTGCAGAAAGCATTAGAGTCCTCGGGTATTAAACGCGAGCAGATTCGCGCTTTCACCCACAGTGATCTTGATCAAAAGGGAGATTTTCGTTCCAGCTGGATTTGTGTAGATGACCAGTGGCTGTACATTTTTACCCAGACTGAACGCGTCAAATCTCAGCCGAGGCTGGCGCGTTTAAAGCGCAGACGCGCAAAAAATGAGCAGTTTGCTACCGAAGTCGATTTGCGCAACTTTACTGAGGAAGTCAAGCTGGCAGCCAAATACGAGCTGACAGATTTAAGCGAGTTGAAATGTGAGTATTTTGTCGGCAGTGTAGCCGTGGTGACAGATATTGACGGTAAAGAACAGGTGCTCCTGAGAGCCAGTAAAGGCAGGGGGGCAGAGCTTAACACTTTCTGCCGAACTGTCAGCGGCATGCTGAAGCCGAAGGAAGCGAAACGGAAGCCTGATCAAGCAGAATTTGGGCCGGGCAGACCCGGAAGATTCGGAAGACCCGGAGGTCCAGGAGGACCAGGGCGAGGTACGCATGATGCAAGATGTCCCAAGTGCGGCCGCCTCTATCCTAATCCTGCCCATCAGGTATGTCCAAATTGTATTGACAAAGGAACGCTGTTTAAGCGGGTACTAGCGCTGACGCCCAGATACAAGGTGCCGCTGATGGCGATGATCGCGATCATGTTTATCAGCGCGCTCCTGTCTTTGGTAACGCCGTTCATGTCCGGACGGGTTTTGATTGATGAGGTCATAACGCCGGGCGGCAAGTATGAAGGTATGATCGGGCAAATGGTTCTGCTCACAGTTGGCTTTAGTCTGATCTCATACCTGCTGCGGATTATTTACGGCAGGATTAATTCTGCGGTTACCGCTGAGATCATCTATGATTTAAAGAGTATGATTTTCTCAGCAATGCAGCGGCTGTCGCTCAGTTTTTACAACAAGCGCCAGACAGGATCGTTGATGAATAGAGTTAACAGCGATGCTCTTGACCTGCAGTACTTCTTCCATGACGGACTGCCCTACTTCATTGTCAATACGGTGCAGATTATTGGTGTAACTGCACTGCTATTGTGGATGAACTGGCGTTTGACTTTGTTGGTGTTTATTCCAATTCCGCTCATTCTTTTGATTACCTATAAGATCCTGCCGAATCTCTGGAAACTGCATTCACGGCGCTTCAGAGCAAATGCATCGCTGAACTCCGTGGTAAATGACTCTTTGACCGGAATTAGGGTGGTTAAAGCATTTGGTAAAGAAGATTCGGAAGTGGATCGCTTTAACGACCGCAACGCCCGCGTGTTTGATGTCCAGATGAGCATTGGCCGCTTGAGCTCTACTGTATTCCCGGTCATGGGTTATGTCATGAGTTTAGGCCAGCTGGTCATTTGGGGTGTAGGCGGCTGGGACGTTATTACCGGAAAAATGACCTTAGGTACGCTGATCACCTTTACTTCTTATCTGGGCATGCTGTATCAGCCAATCCGCCAGATGACCCATATCGTTGACTGGTGGTCATCCTGTATGAACTCAGCCCAGAGAATCTTTGAGATCATTGACTCAACCGAGCATCTGCCTTATCCGGAAAAACCGGTTCGGATCAAGACAATTAAAGGCCATGTTACTGCTCGTGATGTTGAATTCAGTTATGAGGAAGGTGTGCCGATTCTCCAGGATATCAACTTTGAGGTGCAGCCCGGTGAAATGATCGGTTTGGTTGGCCATTCAGGAGCCGGCAAGTCTACCATGATTAACCTGATTTCCAGGCTGTATGATGTTGATGCTGGTGCAATTCTCATTGATGGAGTTAATATAAAGGACATTGCCAAGGAAGATCTGAACCGTCAGGTTGGCATGGTTCTCCAGGAAACATTCCTGTTTCACGGAACCATCATGGATAACATCGCCTATGCGAAACCGGAGGCAAGTCCGGCAGAGATCATTCGGGCAGCCAAAATTGCCAATGCCCATGATTTTATTATGAAACTTCCGGATGGATACGAAACAGTAATCGGCCGCAAAGGTCAGGATTTGTCTGGCGGTGAGCGGCAGCGGATTGCGATTGCCAGAGCGGTGCTGCTGGATCCGAGGATTCTGATTCTTGATGAGGCAACAGCAAATATCGATACCGAAACCGAGCAGCTGATTCAGGCTGCGCTGGAAAAATTGGTTGAAGGCCGGACTACTTTTGCAATTGCCCACCGCTTATCGACGCTGCGCAAAGCAGATCGGCTGTTCGTCTTTGAAAAAGGAAGGATTGTTGAAGTTGGCCATCATGATGAACTCCTGGAAAAACAGGGAGTTTATGAGAAACTGTTTACTACACAGCGCAAAGCCTTAGAGCTTACTGTGGTAGGAGGATAA
- a CDS encoding ATP-binding cassette domain-containing protein gives MKQDLESQPQFELPKGLLADGESLLFRLPSDLDADGNKADALVIITNLRILRFDVVDQKPQVIQEFDLDKVEKIEAQNMVGNGRLVVWMDGKVYSAARYSLQHHPEYAVAENYVNRYLEDKVLRPLDEPEPAACPRCGRPFRRNTQICPVCLDKRQVFLRLWDVMKPHAPMVAGVMAIFWLITAVDLVIPQIQRHLIDNVLKPQLYDLRLLLILVGGLALGRLLNLLLSIWRDFTMVKLSANLGKDLRDMVYSKIQALSLRFIDQKQTGDLMNRISRDTNNIQSFMQRHLPELVNQTILLFAIAVILLFTNWKLTLLVIIPAPIIVLAQRATWRRIRIMYRQQWRVNDRVNSLLQDILSGIRVVKAFGGEEREISKFTDQTREFADVSARNEKAFNTFYPILEFVMGLGNFLILYFGGKLILGEQMMLGELYLFTNYATRIYGPLRFLTSVPRWFHNAMISAERIFEVVDQQPDVTDRENPVPVPRLKGKIELSNVTFGYIKHEPVLKNINLTIEEGEMIGLVGHSGAGKSTLINLICRFYDVDEGEILIDGINIKDLKQKDLRNQIGIVLQDTFLFAGSIWENIAYAKPDATPEEIIRAAKIANAHDFIVKFPDGYDTRVGERGQRLSGGERQRIAIARAVLHDPRILILDEATSSVDSHTEQQIQEAIQRLVANRTTIAIAHRLSTLRYANRLVVLDHGRIAELGTHDELMEQQGTYYRLVQAQKELADMRAV, from the coding sequence TTGAAGCAAGATTTGGAGAGCCAGCCGCAGTTCGAGCTGCCAAAAGGTCTGCTCGCCGATGGTGAGTCACTCCTTTTCCGGCTGCCATCGGATCTTGATGCAGATGGAAATAAAGCGGATGCTTTAGTGATAATTACAAACCTAAGGATTTTGCGCTTTGATGTTGTTGATCAAAAGCCTCAGGTGATACAGGAGTTTGATCTAGATAAAGTTGAGAAAATAGAAGCCCAGAATATGGTCGGCAACGGTCGTCTAGTTGTTTGGATGGATGGCAAAGTTTATTCGGCAGCGCGGTATTCCCTCCAGCACCATCCGGAGTATGCGGTTGCTGAAAACTATGTAAACCGCTACTTAGAGGATAAGGTTCTGCGCCCGCTGGATGAACCTGAGCCTGCCGCATGTCCCCGCTGCGGCAGACCTTTTAGACGTAATACCCAAATCTGTCCGGTTTGTCTGGATAAACGCCAAGTGTTCCTTCGGTTATGGGATGTGATGAAACCCCACGCACCCATGGTCGCGGGAGTGATGGCTATATTCTGGCTGATTACCGCTGTTGATCTAGTTATTCCCCAAATCCAGCGGCATCTGATTGACAATGTATTGAAACCACAGCTATATGATCTTCGCCTGCTCTTAATTTTGGTGGGAGGACTGGCGCTAGGAAGACTGTTAAACCTGCTGCTGTCAATATGGCGTGACTTTACCATGGTTAAGCTCAGCGCTAACCTTGGTAAGGATTTAAGGGATATGGTTTACAGTAAGATTCAGGCTCTTTCTTTAAGGTTTATTGACCAGAAGCAGACAGGCGATCTGATGAATCGGATCAGCCGTGATACCAACAATATTCAGAGTTTTATGCAGCGCCATCTGCCGGAGTTGGTGAATCAAACGATTCTGCTGTTCGCGATTGCAGTGATTCTGCTGTTTACCAACTGGAAGCTGACACTATTGGTGATTATACCGGCGCCGATTATTGTCTTGGCTCAGAGAGCTACCTGGCGCAGAATCCGGATCATGTATCGGCAGCAGTGGCGGGTTAATGACCGGGTTAACTCTCTTTTGCAGGATATTCTTTCTGGTATCCGCGTTGTCAAGGCTTTCGGAGGAGAAGAGCGGGAGATTTCCAAATTTACAGATCAGACCCGTGAATTCGCCGATGTCAGTGCCCGCAACGAAAAAGCATTTAATACTTTTTATCCAATCCTTGAATTTGTTATGGGCTTGGGTAACTTCTTGATTCTCTATTTTGGCGGTAAGCTGATACTGGGCGAGCAGATGATGCTCGGTGAACTATATCTTTTTACTAACTATGCAACTAGAATTTATGGGCCGCTGCGGTTCTTAACTTCAGTGCCGCGGTGGTTCCACAATGCGATGATTTCTGCGGAGCGGATCTTTGAAGTTGTTGACCAGCAGCCTGATGTTACAGATCGGGAAAATCCGGTTCCTGTTCCGAGACTAAAAGGCAAAATCGAATTAAGTAATGTCACTTTTGGTTACATTAAACATGAACCGGTACTAAAGAACATCAATCTGACGATTGAAGAAGGAGAAATGATCGGTTTAGTCGGCCATTCTGGGGCAGGGAAGTCGACTCTGATTAACTTAATTTGCCGCTTCTATGATGTTGATGAAGGCGAAATTCTAATCGATGGAATCAATATAAAAGATTTGAAGCAAAAAGATCTCCGCAACCAGATTGGTATTGTTCTCCAGGACACATTTCTCTTTGCTGGTAGTATCTGGGAGAACATCGCATATGCTAAGCCGGATGCCACGCCGGAAGAGATTATTAGAGCTGCTAAAATAGCCAACGCCCATGACTTTATTGTGAAGTTTCCGGACGGGTATGATACCCGGGTTGGCGAGCGCGGTCAGAGGTTATCCGGCGGAGAAAGGCAGCGGATTGCGATTGCCCGGGCAGTGCTTCACGATCCCAGAATCTTGATCCTGGATGAAGCAACATCATCCGTTGACAGCCACACCGAACAGCAGATTCAAGAAGCCATTCAAAGGCTGGTTGCCAACCGAACCACAATTGCTATTGCTCATCGCTTGTCGACATTGAGGTATGCCAACCGCCTTGTTGTGCTGGATCATGGCCGCATTGCTGAACTAGGTACGCATGATGAGTTAATGGAGCAGCAGGGTACCTATTACCGCTTGGTGCAGGCTCAGAAAGAACTGGCTGATATGAGGGCTGTCTAG
- a CDS encoding DUF1854 domain-containing protein: MAAKELQEFSSINYLNPKEAVFAISEGGLLTLQLGTELYRKVDLYQAFPFSLEQKYISVRDEEGNEIGIIRDVAEFPAESQEAILTELRWRYYSPVITRILDVKDEFGHLYWDVETDHGFRKFVTRARDDGIFPIGGGRLLIVDMTGNRYEIEDYHRLDARSLRFLEPYI; this comes from the coding sequence ATGGCAGCAAAAGAATTACAGGAATTCAGCAGTATTAACTATTTGAATCCTAAAGAAGCTGTTTTTGCAATTTCTGAAGGTGGGCTGTTGACCCTTCAGCTCGGTACAGAGCTGTACCGTAAGGTTGATTTATACCAGGCATTTCCTTTTTCCCTGGAACAAAAGTACATTTCGGTGCGGGATGAAGAAGGAAACGAAATCGGAATTATTAGGGATGTCGCCGAGTTTCCGGCAGAATCGCAGGAAGCGATTCTGACCGAGTTGCGTTGGCGCTATTACTCACCAGTAATTACCCGAATTCTGGATGTTAAAGATGAGTTTGGCCATCTTTATTGGGATGTGGAGACAGATCACGGATTTCGTAAATTTGTCACAAGGGCTCGTGATGATGGAATTTTTCCTATTGGCGGAGGGCGCCTGTTGATTGTTGATATGACAGGCAATCGCTATGAGATCGAAGATTACCATCGTCTAGATGCCAGGAGTTTACGATTCCTAGAACCATATATCTAG
- a CDS encoding DUF368 domain-containing protein, whose protein sequence is MNTLYLVLAGIMIGGGMIIPGVSGGVLAVILGIYERIISIIAHPFEDLRENIKFGLPLAAGAVISVLALSQVLNYLLEYYPLLVKYLFIGLLAGSLPGLTDVANAKGLDKRYYAALILGVCIIFIPLLFGSELQEPVKTADELKGWQAVLSGILLAAGTVVPGVSSSFLLMIAGTYQLLLKSLAQLNLLPLIPTGLSALISAVLLSRVTKFLLSKYYGWTYYTLLGIVAGSIIVVFPGFPRSILEALLGILLLVFGALVSWGLSRRK, encoded by the coding sequence GTGAATACGCTCTATCTCGTGCTTGCTGGAATTATGATCGGCGGAGGAATGATTATTCCGGGAGTGAGCGGAGGAGTTCTGGCGGTCATCCTGGGGATCTACGAGCGAATTATCAGCATCATTGCTCATCCTTTTGAAGACCTGCGGGAAAACATCAAATTTGGGCTGCCCCTGGCTGCAGGGGCAGTAATCAGTGTCTTAGCTTTGAGCCAGGTTCTCAATTATCTGCTGGAGTATTATCCGCTGCTGGTAAAATACCTATTCATTGGTTTACTGGCGGGCAGTCTGCCCGGCTTAACTGATGTTGCGAATGCGAAGGGCTTAGATAAGCGCTATTACGCTGCTTTGATCCTGGGTGTATGTATCATCTTCATTCCGCTTTTGTTTGGATCGGAGCTGCAGGAACCAGTTAAAACTGCAGATGAACTTAAGGGATGGCAGGCAGTGCTTTCTGGAATTCTGCTGGCTGCAGGTACGGTAGTTCCCGGTGTCAGCTCATCTTTTCTGCTGATGATTGCCGGCACTTATCAGCTCCTGTTAAAATCACTGGCACAGCTGAACTTACTTCCCTTGATTCCGACGGGACTATCAGCTTTGATCAGCGCGGTTTTACTGTCGCGGGTAACTAAGTTTTTGTTGAGTAAATATTATGGCTGGACCTATTATACCTTGTTGGGGATCGTGGCTGGATCGATTATTGTGGTCTTTCCGGGCTTTCCCCGCAGTATTCTTGAAGCGCTGCTGGGGATTTTGCTGTTAGTTTTTGGTGCGCTGGTATCATGGGGACTGTCGCGGAGAAAATAA
- a CDS encoding HD domain-containing protein — translation MNLEEIRELAYQHLANRKAHKERELGFIYYHGQRVAKIAVKLRQLVLPNDDSWDQELTAAAYFHDIAKGIEPHAVYGSIIVREILADYCTKEQLDRISELVRWHQFRDHTKEYHDYIKILQDADTLDHFGAVEIWMNFFYYAHVEGTLEDSVEFYQTKYPEIAGRARSALNYEVSKTIFDEKHQFVLDFAKRMSIEAEGGFVDFDLR, via the coding sequence TTGAATCTAGAAGAGATCAGGGAGCTGGCGTATCAGCATTTAGCGAACCGCAAAGCCCATAAAGAGCGGGAGTTAGGTTTTATTTATTACCATGGGCAGCGGGTTGCTAAAATAGCGGTTAAGCTGCGTCAGCTGGTGCTGCCGAACGATGATTCCTGGGATCAGGAATTAACTGCTGCGGCCTATTTTCATGATATCGCGAAAGGCATCGAACCCCACGCAGTCTATGGTTCGATTATCGTGCGGGAGATTCTTGCGGACTACTGCACCAAGGAGCAGCTGGATCGGATCAGCGAGCTGGTCCGCTGGCACCAGTTCCGCGATCATACTAAGGAATATCATGACTATATTAAAATTCTCCAGGATGCGGATACGCTTGATCATTTTGGTGCAGTTGAAATCTGGATGAATTTCTTCTACTACGCTCATGTCGAAGGGACCTTAGAGGATTCAGTTGAGTTTTATCAAACAAAGTATCCTGAGATAGCTGGTAGGGCCCGTAGTGCGCTGAATTATGAAGTTTCTAAAACCATTTTTGATGAGAAGCATCAATTTGTGTTAGATTTTGCCAAACGCATGAGTATTGAAGCTGAAGGTGGATTTGTAGATTTTGATCTGAGGTGA
- a CDS encoding calcium-translocating P-type ATPase, PMCA-type produces the protein MSSKPHALTTEAVFRAVKSSSEGLTNEEAQKRLANSGPNELQQGESKTLLSIFLAQFADLMIWVLIGAALISGIVGEWVDTAIILAVVIINAVLGTVQESRAEKALEALKKMAAPTANVVRGGKIQQIPARELVVGDIVLLEAGDSVPADLRLIETAALKIEESALTGESVPVDKLTDPLESENLTVGDRINMAYMGTNVTYGRGTGVVTATGMQTEMGSIAEQLASTEKEITPLQRKLNQISNMLSIGVIGIAIATFVIGLLSGVPALEMFLTAVSLAVAAIPEGLVAVVTIVLAVGMTRMAARGAIIRRLPAVETLGSTQIICSDKTGTLTQNKMTVQELWSENPDILYDAMGHCNDSKLDEAGETIGDPTETALIDYILKENKWTVEQVNQRQREGEIPFDSARKLSSVAVRKSNPGGLRVYVKGAPDVLLDRCTHEDRNGDVVPLSDERRSEIAAANDAMAGRALRVLAFGYRDVSEKPDFDNPEAVENDLVFCGLTGMIDPARPEAKEAIATCKLAGIKPVMITGDHKVTAVAIAEDLGIMDERSRAVTGADLDQMSDGELEFEVENISVYARVAPEHKSRIVNAWQRKGQIVAMTGDGVNDAPALKTADIGVGMGITGTDVSKQAADMVLTDDNFATIVSAVKEGRRIFSNIHKTVRFLLSSNVGEVIAILTSTIIGWRLLAPVHILWINLVTDTFPALALGAEPAEPDVMEREPRDSREPLLGVRDWVRIVFVGAVEAMVTLFAYRLGGGGQVGTTMAFLTLSLSQLFAAFGFQSDRHSVIHVRPKEHPWLWRGVLASAALQLAVIFVPVLRNLFDLAVLTAGQWLIVLAMCLVMLFFIELQKWVARR, from the coding sequence ATGAGTTCTAAGCCGCATGCGCTAACGACTGAAGCAGTGTTTAGAGCAGTTAAATCAAGTTCAGAGGGTTTAACAAATGAGGAGGCGCAGAAGCGCCTTGCCAACAGCGGACCGAATGAACTGCAGCAGGGCGAATCAAAGACGCTGCTGTCTATCTTTCTTGCCCAGTTTGCAGATTTAATGATCTGGGTGCTGATTGGAGCAGCCCTGATTTCCGGTATTGTCGGCGAATGGGTTGATACCGCAATTATCCTTGCGGTAGTGATTATCAATGCTGTTCTGGGCACAGTGCAGGAGAGCAGGGCAGAAAAAGCGCTGGAAGCCCTGAAAAAGATGGCTGCGCCGACAGCGAATGTAGTTCGTGGTGGAAAGATTCAGCAGATACCAGCGCGGGAACTCGTTGTGGGTGATATCGTTCTTTTAGAGGCAGGCGACAGTGTACCTGCGGACTTGCGCTTGATCGAAACCGCAGCTTTAAAGATTGAGGAATCTGCTTTGACTGGAGAATCTGTTCCGGTAGATAAGCTAACTGATCCTTTGGAAAGTGAAAACCTGACAGTCGGTGACCGCATCAATATGGCTTACATGGGTACTAATGTCACTTACGGGCGCGGCACCGGTGTCGTTACTGCTACCGGCATGCAGACCGAAATGGGTTCCATCGCTGAGCAGCTAGCTTCTACCGAAAAAGAAATTACACCGCTGCAGCGTAAACTAAACCAGATTTCGAATATGCTTTCAATCGGTGTAATTGGTATTGCGATTGCCACCTTTGTGATTGGGCTGTTAAGCGGAGTACCGGCTCTGGAGATGTTTCTAACCGCGGTCAGCCTTGCGGTGGCAGCTATTCCTGAAGGACTAGTGGCCGTTGTAACCATTGTTCTGGCAGTAGGTATGACCCGGATGGCTGCTAGAGGCGCGATTATCCGCCGCCTCCCGGCAGTGGAAACGCTTGGCTCCACTCAAATCATCTGTTCAGATAAAACCGGAACCTTGACCCAAAACAAAATGACTGTTCAAGAGCTTTGGAGTGAAAACCCGGATATTCTCTATGATGCAATGGGTCACTGTAACGATTCTAAGCTGGATGAAGCGGGCGAAACCATTGGTGATCCTACCGAGACAGCTCTGATAGATTATATCTTAAAGGAGAATAAATGGACTGTTGAGCAGGTGAATCAGCGGCAGCGGGAAGGTGAAATTCCCTTTGATTCTGCCCGCAAGCTCTCATCTGTGGCAGTTCGGAAATCAAATCCCGGTGGATTGAGAGTTTATGTTAAAGGAGCCCCGGATGTTCTCCTGGACCGCTGCACCCATGAAGATCGAAATGGAGATGTTGTGCCCTTATCGGATGAGCGCCGCAGTGAAATTGCAGCTGCCAATGATGCGATGGCAGGCCGAGCTTTAAGGGTGTTAGCATTCGGTTATAGAGATGTGAGTGAAAAACCAGATTTTGATAATCCGGAAGCAGTTGAGAATGATCTGGTCTTCTGTGGTTTAACCGGTATGATCGATCCGGCTCGTCCAGAAGCAAAAGAAGCAATTGCCACCTGCAAACTTGCCGGAATCAAACCTGTCATGATTACCGGTGACCATAAGGTTACTGCTGTAGCGATTGCTGAGGATCTTGGCATAATGGATGAGCGCAGCCGGGCGGTTACTGGAGCAGACCTCGATCAGATGTCCGATGGGGAACTGGAATTTGAAGTAGAAAATATCTCGGTCTATGCTCGGGTTGCCCCGGAGCATAAAAGCCGGATAGTTAATGCTTGGCAGCGCAAAGGCCAGATCGTAGCAATGACCGGCGATGGTGTAAACGACGCGCCAGCTTTGAAAACAGCGGATATCGGTGTTGGCATGGGTATTACCGGCACAGATGTATCGAAGCAGGCTGCCGATATGGTGCTTACAGACGATAATTTTGCTACAATAGTATCGGCTGTCAAGGAAGGCAGACGAATATTCTCGAATATACATAAGACAGTTCGCTTTTTACTATCTTCTAATGTGGGAGAAGTAATTGCGATCCTGACATCCACCATAATCGGATGGAGACTGCTGGCACCTGTCCATATCCTGTGGATTAACTTAGTTACAGATACATTCCCGGCACTGGCTTTAGGTGCCGAGCCCGCAGAACCGGATGTTATGGAACGGGAGCCGCGGGACAGCAGGGAGCCGCTTTTAGGAGTTAGGGATTGGGTAAGAATTGTTTTTGTCGGCGCGGTAGAGGCTATGGTTACCCTATTTGCGTATCGACTGGGTGGAGGCGGCCAGGTGGGCACTACTATGGCGTTTCTAACTCTATCCCTGTCTCAGTTGTTTGCTGCTTTTGGATTCCAGAGTGACCGCCACAGCGTGATCCATGTGCGTCCAAAAGAGCATCCCTGGTTGTGGCGGGGAGTACTGGCATCGGCAGCGCTGCAGCTGGCTGTAATTTTTGTGCCGGTGCTGCGTAATCTCTTTGACCTGGCAGTGCTGACAGCCGGTCAGTGGCTGATTGTTCTCGCTATGTGCTTAGTCATGCTGTTCTTTATCGAACTGCAGAAATGGGTCGCAAGACGGTAA
- the hisH gene encoding imidazole glycerol phosphate synthase subunit HisH: MIGVIDYKVGNAPSVLNALAKIKVDAELISRPEQLQGLSGIILPGVGSASAAMASLTELGFVPELENLVFHKKLPFLGICVGMQILFEHSEEGDTACLGWIPGQVKRFPESVRVPQIGWNKVKFRGKHPLTEGIPDSAYFYFVNSFYVEPDADEITIGTSEYGQEFCALIASGNIYAAQFHVEKSGEMGLAMLKNFAAIVGDADAD; the protein is encoded by the coding sequence ATGATCGGAGTGATAGATTATAAAGTTGGGAACGCTCCCAGTGTTCTTAACGCTCTGGCAAAAATAAAAGTTGATGCGGAGTTGATCTCTCGTCCCGAGCAGCTGCAGGGATTAAGTGGCATTATTCTGCCGGGGGTTGGTTCAGCGTCGGCAGCTATGGCTTCTTTAACTGAATTGGGTTTTGTACCAGAATTAGAAAATCTGGTATTCCATAAAAAACTGCCGTTTCTCGGAATATGTGTGGGCATGCAGATTTTATTTGAACACAGCGAGGAAGGGGATACAGCCTGCTTAGGCTGGATCCCGGGACAGGTAAAGCGGTTTCCCGAAAGCGTGCGGGTGCCTCAGATCGGGTGGAACAAAGTTAAATTTCGAGGTAAGCATCCGCTGACAGAGGGGATTCCGGACTCGGCGTATTTTTATTTCGTGAATTCCTTCTACGTTGAACCAGACGCAGATGAGATTACAATTGGAACGAGTGAGTACGGCCAAGAATTCTGCGCGTTAATTGCCAGTGGGAATATCTATGCGGCCCAATTTCACGTAGAAAAAAGTGGTGAAATGGGACTGGCCATGCTGAAAAATTTTGCTGCGATTGTGGGTGATGCAGATGCTGACTAA